In Vanacampus margaritifer isolate UIUO_Vmar chromosome 9, RoL_Vmar_1.0, whole genome shotgun sequence, the following proteins share a genomic window:
- the rpl18 gene encoding large ribosomal subunit protein eL18: MGVDIRHNKDRKVHRKEPKSQDIYLRLLVKLYRFLARRSNASFNKVVLKRLFMSRSNRPPIALSRLIGKMNLPGRDNKIAVVVGTITDDVRIQKVPKLKVCALRVTDGARRRLLEAGGKVMTFDQLAMAAPKGQGTVLLSGPRKGREVYRHFGKAPGTPHSHTKPYIRSKGRKFEKARGRRASRGYKN, translated from the exons ATG GGAGTCGACATAAGACATAACAAGGACCGTAAGGTGCACAGAAAGGAACCAAAGAGCCAGGATATCTACCTGAGGCTCCTGGTCAAG CTGTACAGATTCCTGGCCCGCCGCTCCAATGCATCCTTCAACAAGGTTGTCCTGAAGAGGCTCTTCATGAGCAGGAGCAACAGGCCTCCCATCGCGCTTTCCCGCCTG ATCGGCAAGATGAATCTGCCCGGCCGTGATAACAAAATCGCCGTCGTCGTCGGAACCATCACTGATGACGTCAGGATCCAGAAAGTGCCCAAGCTCAAG GTGTGCGCGCTGAGGGTGACCGACGGTGCTCGCCGCAGGCTCCTGGAGGCCGGAGGTAAAGTGATGACCTTTGACCAGCTGGCTATGGCAGCACCCAAAGGACAAGGCACCGTGCTGCTGTCTG gtCCTCGCAAGGGCAGAGAGGTCTACAGGCACTTTGGAAAAGCTCCTGGAACTCCTCACAGCCACACCAA GCCCTACATTCGTTCCAAGGGCAGGAAGTTCGAGAAAGCTCGCGGTCGCAGAGCCAGCCGCGGCTACAAGAACTAA